TCTCATAAGAAAAGTGACAATTCCCAGACACCTGTGTCTGGTATTCTTAAGAGTACTGATCGCTCTCTCAGTGGCCCCAAACCAAACAAATCGCTGAATTTCTCGCCTGTGATCAACATGTTTAATCCTGGAACACCTCAAGCTGTCCAAATGCCTCTCCCATGTTCCCCTGCATCTTCAGAGGAGGGAAATAGAAAGATGAATAAACAGAACTCTATTAACTCCCCTGATTCTGCCTATAAGCTGGCAGTACCCATAACACAGGAGAAATCTGACAATAAGGCTGGACTACCGATGAAGTACCAACCTGTTATTGTAGTTAAACCGGGTCAGAGGCCTGGCCACACTTCAGACAAGAAAGGAGCATATGTCAAACTCAATCAGGCAAGTGAACCCTCAGGATCCCACATTAGTCCCTATGCAGCATCAACTGTATCTAAACAAACGCCAGGCCCATACTCAGGAACTTCTAGAAGTGATAACTTGTACGCCATTAGTCCTGTGAAGTCGCCCAGTCAAAGGATGGAAAATGCTGCTGATTCAGGCTACCTTGAAATGAACGGTAATTCAAGTATTCACTCTATGGAGAGTCAGGtcaaaaattcacttggaatTCACCATGGAAGTGTTCTATCTCTGGAATCTGAAGATTCCTTCAACTTCACAGGAAGTTATGTGAGCATGGCAAGTCCTTGTAGTTCACCAAATCTTTCTAATTTGGATGTTCCCATGGTAACAACCCCTACAGGGTCAATGGACTCCTTGTTGATGGAGCAACCAAGTAAAGGTTTTATTAGTATCGACGAATCAAATCTGAGTTCTACAATGGAAACTGTTGCCATATCAACCAACTCGTTTTCATCATTTGGTGGAAGTGACAATGACAGGTCATTCAGTACATTTTCTGGTCCACCACCCAAACCTTCCATGTCTTCCACACCTCAAACAACGAGTCAGTTCCATCCTCCTCGCCACAATCGGTCAGTACCTCATCAACAACAGTCCCAACGCAATAACCGCTCTACCCCTTCACCACAACCAGCCCTTCCTGCTAGGGTACCGCTGGAACCACATAACAGAACTGGAGCACAGCGACAGCCTAATTACAGACCACAAACCTCTTCAACACCACAACATCAAAGACCACAAAAACCACATTATCAAAACAATGTGATGAAGAGACCAGAAAACTATCATCCATTAGCACAGAAAAGTACCAGCAAGTCATATTCATCATCTCATCTTCAGAAAAGTGCCATGCCATCTTCCCGTTCATTCCCGTCGGATATGACAAAGTATGCTGGGACTGATACAAGTTCAACGGAATCTATTAGTACACGACCTGGTCGTCCTCGTGCGAATGCCTCGGTGAGGAGGGCAAGTGCTGGTACACCGTCTTACAATGTACCTCCCAGTGGTTCAGACTCGGACTCGAGCAGTAATGCTAATGGCCGAAATGATTCCTACCGTGTTGCCATGGTTAACCCCAGCAGAAACAGTTCTTATAGAGTAGCAATGAAGGAGAGCAAGAGTTGTCCTTCATTGCAGAACTCTCAAAAAGTCCGACCTAGTCCTGTACTGTCTCAGTCTTCTCATTCTAACGGCCCTAAAAATGGACCTAAAAATGCTAGTCCTGTGTTAACCCAAAGTGTATATAACAAGGGAACACCTTCTCCTCTCCCCGCGGAGTACTTCCTGCCTCAGGCTGAACCTGAGGACTTCAATAGAACAGATTCCTACAGATTTGCTGTCAGGAATACCCACGGCGTTGTGTCTGAGGACAACACCGGGCGGAACTCGTCATACCGAGTGGCAGTGAAGGAGATGGACTCCATGATTCCTGATAATCACATGAGTGGTGTACACTCGGTCCCCGCTGGGGGTCGCGACATGAGGAGGATGGGGATCACTGATGTGGATCAGGTAAAAGGTGTCTCAGGGGCCACAAAGTCACTCCGACCATCTGAGTCGACCAGTAGTGTCAAACTCAGACGCCCAGCTAAAACCAGTGACGTTGATCCCATATCAGTGCTATCTAGTATGAATAGTGGAAGTTCACACAAAACTAACAAAAACCGCCATAGCACATCTTCCACTTACATTCGGTTTGATCCCATATTCGAGGATAAGGAGGATATAACAGGTTCTATGGATTCTCTCAGGGATTCCATGGGATCACTTAAAATGGCTGATTCCTCTGGTGAAATGTCCTTTTATGGTGCTGACAGTTTCTATGGCAGCGGTAAACCTAAAGTCAATGCATTGAGTAATGGGAGACTTCCAAGTTCTAGTGCTAATGAAAAAAGTTCATCATCCCTCTTCAGCAATGTGAAAAACTTTGTGAGGCAAAAATCCAGCAGTAAGAACTCTTCTGCGGCTGTAATTGAGGATGATTGTAGGT
The nucleotide sequence above comes from Argopecten irradians isolate NY chromosome 1, Ai_NY, whole genome shotgun sequence. Encoded proteins:
- the LOC138336980 gene encoding serine-rich adhesin for platelets-like isoform X3; this encodes MPKNCKTFFQSITPSIFTFEKRYKKLQQRPKTIHVTDEQYFTKEEMAREAEAMSESLSQSTSASLISIDTSGQGFERMESLRGSQRSIASKDREAKRKKRRRTVSGVSDHIMKEIEAFERKRKNGYREQPRDYSFDDIDMDGNTIQRDEEMVKYLDEIDAKMEERKEIEHAFRKPKILRLLPCRRSRSLPRCLKLHSMKALTYDRQSLGTEHSSRYEGDSISLASAGSGSSRLSRSTKRSSIISNKIKSLVNGSNIGNKLRPRPKSLDLDAIDFDDETLTSSLAKNKMPSMPDGILSASSRDSSKVGPGSYYNFESESNTLPRRQPKRIEREFTWNAMPKDWTTSVKLREISKRRSKEDRQSSSGNWSGSSSNRHSLDSDVKIESMPSTSQCSLGQDSGRDSPTLEERSRCDTDTTGGYAGDGASTVSDKSSMKDQKGDTDKWLQNLAKRAACREDASSSSAETLNSLTRLTKQNIMALDLMMSPSKRKPAAFFLDDDESVYSVDQEGFYTSFHNDSGLRRSCGTLVDEDMSSPTRDTQSVTSFESVINTSDTDKYAGLKRGASQGGNKVLSKVNPPAPPPRTSSCPRLSPRGQDEENPQPSPDMVSRQDSSSMSESDQESIYMRLKSKTQISSNGIPSICPMSSDEEGAFRRQSGGSVENEDKSNLIAGQEQTLDMNQNLSKVTELTSDSSIFSVSSFDASSKFDTTLNYTDDTLLGTNKSESDFECQTLPRTHHSDKEVTPSFDYTKSWPRSHKKSDNSQTPVSGILKSTDRSLSGPKPNKSLNFSPVINMFNPGTPQAVQMPLPCSPASSEEGNRKMNKQNSINSPDSAYKLAVPITQEKSDNKAGLPMKYQPVIVVKPGQRPGHTSDKKGAYVKLNQASEPSGSHISPYAASTVSKQTPGPYSGTSRSDNLYAISPVKSPSQRMENAADSGYLEMNGNSSIHSMESQVKNSLGIHHGSVLSLESEDSFNFTGSYVSMASPCSSPNLSNLDVPMVTTPTGSMDSLLMEQPSKGFISIDESNLSSTMETVAISTNSFSSFGGSDNDRSFSTFSGPPPKPSMSSTPQTTSQFHPPRHNRSVPHQQQSQRNNRSTPSPQPALPARVPLEPHNRTGAQRQPNYRPQTSSTPQHQRPQKPHYQNNVMKRPENYHPLAQKSTSKSYSSSHLQKSAMPSSRSFPSDMTKYAGTDTSSTESISTRPGRPRANASVRRASAGTPSYNVPPSGSDSDSSSNANGRNDSYRVAMVNPSRNSSYRVAMKESKSCPSLQNSQKVRPSPVLSQSSHSNGPKNGPKNASPVLTQSVYNKGTPSPLPAEYFLPQAEPEDFNRTDSYRFAVRNTHGVVSEDNTGRNSSYRVAVKEMDSMIPDNHMSGVHSVPAGGRDMRRMGITDVDQVKGVSGATKSLRPSESTSSVKLRRPAKTSDVDPISVLSSMNSGSSHKTNKNRHSTSSTYIRFDPIFEDKEDITGSMDSLRDSMGSLKMADSSGEMSFYGADSFYGSGKPKVNALSNGRLPSSSANEKSSSSLFSNVKNFVRQKSSSKNSSAAVIEDDCRFTMV